Proteins from one Pyrobaculum neutrophilum V24Sta genomic window:
- a CDS encoding CRISPR-associated protein — MSRLSAAGGPLAGWETAVLRLRAETPVFVLSGRAAVVGLDALWSGGRLHVLDLEHPALLRLIEAQVRAGRAPSLADVVAAARADPARYSRLSLPSPQLPDKAEVKLGIPPPASTVKGMLRTAYLHWVLKRDGEARGRFLSAVAQALEERVHPKFLAARGEAAVFKVVVGKRVWDVFNAVLVREGPAGARFEVYKIDVVKGSNVIASAYAVGASPGSAFEYRVVVRPRPREDGGGDAVLALDDLKKALDDFAREAGEREGWRPRCPAAVRIGFGAGRRWKTVLNLVERHDPALYRRIQEYMTQRLKRFWGDVTKKTVEGMPVGWACYEWL, encoded by the coding sequence CGGTCTTTGTGCTGTCGGGGAGGGCGGCGGTGGTGGGCCTGGACGCCCTGTGGTCCGGGGGGCGGCTCCACGTCCTCGACTTGGAGCACCCGGCGCTGCTCCGGCTAATCGAGGCGCAGGTGAGGGCGGGGAGGGCGCCCTCTCTGGCGGATGTGGTGGCCGCGGCTAGGGCGGACCCCGCGCGGTACTCCCGCCTCTCTCTGCCGTCGCCCCAGCTCCCCGACAAGGCGGAGGTAAAGTTGGGGATCCCGCCTCCGGCCTCCACGGTCAAGGGGATGTTGCGGACGGCGTATCTCCACTGGGTTCTCAAGAGGGATGGGGAGGCTAGGGGGAGGTTCCTCAGCGCGGTGGCTCAAGCCCTGGAGGAGCGGGTCCACCCGAAGTTCCTGGCGGCTAGGGGCGAGGCGGCCGTCTTCAAGGTGGTGGTGGGGAAGAGGGTCTGGGACGTCTTCAACGCTGTTTTGGTGAGGGAGGGGCCCGCCGGCGCGAGGTTTGAGGTGTACAAAATCGACGTGGTGAAGGGGAGCAACGTCATAGCTTCGGCGTATGCGGTGGGCGCGTCCCCGGGCTCCGCCTTCGAATACAGGGTGGTCGTTAGGCCGAGGCCTAGGGAGGACGGCGGGGGCGACGCGGTCCTCGCCCTGGACGACTTGAAAAAAGCTCTGGACGACTTCGCCCGCGAGGCGGGGGAGAGGGAGGGTTGGAGGCCCCGGTGCCCCGCCGCGGTGAGGATCGGCTTTGGGGCGGGGAGGAGGTGGAAGACCGTGTTGAACCTGGTGGAGCGGCACGACCCAGCCCTCTACCGGAGGATACAGGAGTACATGACCCAGCGGCTTAAGAGGTTCTGGGGGGACGTGACAAAGAAGACGGTTGAGGGGATGCCGGTGGGCTGGGCCTGCTATGAGTGGCTATAG
- the cas10 gene encoding type III-A CRISPR-associated protein Cas10/Csm1: MSGYREYVVAALLHDVGKLIRRAKLCRGEPARRHVEESADFVDVVAPALKAAGVDPQAVRELVLRHHEGGWGVGPYDRAAALERAPGDEESGQGLAMPGRREHEIPLRLPTGVYVPPCPTPQSLSERLIPSTEPPSPEEVCRCYRRAYEELMRLAAKAAQRRMGFKELVETLVNVLKATASFVPAAVYGVREPDTSLYAHSLLAAALASTGGEFYLVSIDVGRIQEYISRAGATKAAMAILRGRSLRINALQRAAVRWLIDRVETATYANVLLDTGGEALLLLPKFDLALLDQLESRVLRETEGALALYAAAAGPYRLEDVARFKDLMRELSQRVTERKFIYRDYGAPAGPAAKCQFCGRLSAKVTPERLKSGEVVDLCHLCRDELHIGRAARNLKYIAFLPRGALPPGLAGAERGDDTAVVNILDYAVVFSGQMSKMPPASHAVYATNRRDFILDADGPAYGMWFTNTHIYYREGEDSSLDAAGRYAAFVKMDANSMGRLKEAASRTPSALITFSLAVSTAYELYPALLADERYREVPIFVIYAGGDDAVLAGNLEALRYAASVATYAEKWGFKTAIGAKIDKPQYPIYFAFADTEERLERAKGIDRGRSIAVLIAEPVTIYEEAAELENDLEKIPRYREDEETRRMGAFERKVYERLFAAYATAAVDGKVDKRVVKRALAKIAVELVYMLKRREGDKETTGVLEEVAGPLFASAEGVGSFFADLMAGKGRLDELRRAVLRLYLHHIALAWAPE; this comes from the coding sequence ATGAGTGGCTATAGGGAGTACGTAGTTGCGGCCCTCCTCCACGACGTTGGGAAGCTCATAAGGAGGGCGAAGCTGTGCCGTGGGGAGCCGGCTAGGCGCCACGTGGAGGAGAGCGCGGATTTCGTAGACGTCGTCGCGCCGGCGCTTAAGGCCGCTGGGGTTGATCCGCAGGCGGTGAGGGAGCTGGTTCTGAGGCACCACGAGGGGGGCTGGGGGGTGGGGCCCTACGACAGAGCCGCGGCTCTGGAGAGGGCGCCGGGCGACGAGGAGTCGGGCCAGGGCCTGGCCATGCCGGGGCGGCGCGAGCACGAGATACCTCTGAGGTTGCCCACGGGGGTGTACGTCCCGCCGTGTCCAACGCCGCAGAGCCTCAGCGAGAGGCTCATCCCGTCTACGGAGCCGCCGAGCCCGGAGGAGGTGTGTAGGTGCTACCGGAGGGCCTACGAGGAGCTGATGAGGCTGGCGGCGAAGGCGGCTCAGAGGAGGATGGGCTTCAAGGAGCTCGTGGAGACGCTGGTAAACGTGCTGAAGGCGACGGCGTCTTTTGTTCCAGCGGCTGTATACGGCGTGAGGGAGCCAGACACATCCCTCTACGCCCACTCCCTCCTGGCCGCCGCCCTCGCCTCTACGGGGGGCGAGTTCTACCTGGTGTCTATAGACGTGGGGAGGATCCAGGAGTACATCTCGAGGGCCGGCGCCACCAAGGCCGCCATGGCCATCCTCAGGGGGCGCTCCCTCCGGATAAACGCCCTCCAGAGGGCCGCCGTAAGGTGGCTCATAGACAGGGTGGAGACGGCAACATACGCCAACGTCCTCCTGGACACCGGCGGGGAGGCCCTCCTCCTCCTGCCCAAGTTCGACCTGGCGCTCCTCGACCAGCTGGAGAGTAGAGTGCTCCGGGAGACGGAGGGGGCCCTCGCCCTGTATGCCGCCGCGGCTGGGCCCTACAGGCTGGAGGACGTGGCAAGGTTCAAAGACCTCATGAGGGAGCTCTCCCAGAGGGTCACAGAGCGTAAGTTCATCTACCGCGACTACGGAGCCCCGGCGGGGCCCGCCGCGAAGTGCCAGTTCTGCGGCCGGCTGTCCGCCAAGGTGACGCCGGAGAGGCTGAAAAGCGGGGAGGTCGTCGACCTTTGCCACCTCTGTAGAGACGAGCTACACATCGGCCGGGCCGCCCGCAACCTGAAATACATCGCCTTTCTCCCCAGGGGGGCACTGCCGCCCGGCTTGGCGGGGGCCGAGCGCGGGGATGACACGGCTGTGGTGAACATTCTGGACTACGCCGTGGTCTTCAGCGGCCAGATGTCCAAGATGCCCCCCGCCTCCCACGCCGTCTACGCCACCAACAGGAGGGATTTCATCCTCGACGCCGACGGGCCGGCGTACGGCATGTGGTTCACCAACACCCACATCTACTACAGGGAGGGCGAGGACTCCTCCCTCGACGCGGCCGGGAGGTACGCCGCCTTCGTCAAGATGGACGCCAACAGTATGGGGAGGCTGAAGGAGGCCGCCTCGCGGACCCCCTCGGCGCTGATCACCTTCTCCCTCGCCGTCTCCACCGCCTACGAGCTCTACCCAGCCCTCCTTGCGGACGAGAGGTACCGCGAGGTGCCCATCTTTGTGATCTACGCGGGCGGCGACGATGCGGTGCTGGCCGGCAACCTCGAGGCGCTTCGGTACGCCGCCAGCGTGGCGACCTACGCCGAGAAGTGGGGCTTCAAGACGGCGATTGGCGCCAAGATAGACAAGCCTCAGTACCCCATCTACTTCGCCTTCGCAGACACCGAGGAAAGGCTAGAGAGGGCGAAGGGGATAGACAGGGGGCGGAGCATCGCCGTGTTGATAGCGGAGCCCGTCACGATATACGAAGAGGCCGCGGAGCTCGAGAATGACTTGGAAAAAATCCCCAGATACAGGGAGGACGAGGAGACACGGCGCATGGGGGCCTTCGAGCGGAAGGTGTACGAGAGGCTCTTCGCCGCGTACGCCACCGCTGCCGTGGACGGCAAAGTGGACAAGAGGGTGGTCAAGAGGGCGCTGGCGAAGATCGCCGTGGAGCTGGTCTACATGCTCAAGAGGCGCGAGGGGGATAAGGAGACCACGGGGGTGCTTGAGGAGGTGGCTGGGCCTCTGTTCGCCAGCGCGGAGGGGGTTGGGTCCTTCTTCGCCGATCTAATGGCGGGGAAAGGGCGTTTGGACGAGCTGAGGCGCGCTGTGCTCCGGCTGTATCTCCACCACATCGCGCTGGCGTGGGCTCCCGAATGA
- the csx1 gene encoding CRISPR-associated CARF protein Csx1, giving the protein MAKVLLVGVWGFPPSWRRARYTAEVDRKPFKGSAGRFEGCTSEGALVDVLRGLGRPSEVSVLVVGSDSVVNPGAAAGDLRARARELYQRWGRELMGGLPFEVVSVPAVGTYFGWRFEGSPEAIFMDVFKAVWERSEDASFIVVDITHGINFVTISALYAAVAAAVGRGKEDRLILVNSEPYPNDVESDFCIQPQRGERRREVPELRVLDVSSLQEVLRSVRELAALRSLRAVGRTRETRLGKLIWLISNGAAALGFTGAAFEGWDPDFGPPKEEKPPQLTESRPRVENGAVRYEHADLQTAAETVLHQIWTELKRDVFDKRTLPEYLSALANRYEKHGHIYLSSIARVTSKEVGLLQKVAEATSPGEVGPELWHLVSRHKREVREALKSGGIKKLIDHRIEEARRELQQERERLEKDIERYVRNFLAHAGLSPTAIKRFKVEGGRIVGIVYDGPTVKRLVEHMAKRASRRSPD; this is encoded by the coding sequence ATGGCTAAGGTACTCCTCGTGGGGGTGTGGGGCTTTCCGCCGAGCTGGAGGAGGGCTCGGTACACAGCTGAGGTGGATAGGAAGCCCTTCAAGGGGAGCGCCGGCAGGTTCGAGGGATGTACGTCTGAGGGCGCGCTGGTCGACGTGCTGAGGGGCCTCGGGAGGCCGTCGGAGGTCTCCGTACTCGTCGTGGGCTCGGACTCGGTGGTGAACCCCGGCGCGGCGGCCGGCGACTTGAGGGCCCGCGCTAGGGAGCTGTACCAGAGGTGGGGGCGGGAGCTCATGGGCGGCCTGCCCTTCGAGGTGGTGTCTGTGCCGGCCGTCGGCACGTACTTCGGCTGGAGGTTCGAGGGGAGCCCCGAGGCCATCTTCATGGACGTCTTCAAGGCGGTTTGGGAGAGGTCTGAGGACGCGTCCTTCATCGTGGTGGACATCACCCACGGCATAAACTTCGTCACCATCTCCGCCCTCTACGCCGCCGTGGCGGCCGCTGTGGGGCGGGGCAAAGAGGACAGGCTCATCCTGGTGAACTCGGAGCCGTACCCCAACGACGTGGAGAGCGACTTCTGCATACAGCCGCAGCGCGGGGAGAGGCGGAGGGAGGTGCCCGAGCTACGGGTGCTGGACGTCTCCAGCCTACAGGAGGTGCTGAGAAGCGTGAGGGAGCTCGCCGCGCTCAGGTCGCTCAGGGCGGTGGGACGGACAAGGGAGACGCGCCTGGGCAAGCTCATATGGCTCATATCCAACGGCGCCGCCGCCCTGGGCTTCACAGGTGCGGCCTTCGAAGGCTGGGACCCCGACTTCGGCCCCCCAAAGGAGGAGAAGCCGCCGCAGCTGACAGAGTCGAGGCCGCGGGTTGAAAACGGCGCCGTGAGGTACGAACACGCCGACCTCCAAACGGCGGCGGAGACCGTCCTCCACCAGATCTGGACAGAGCTGAAGAGAGACGTCTTCGACAAGAGGACACTCCCCGAATACCTCAGCGCCCTAGCCAACAGATACGAAAAACACGGCCACATCTACCTCTCCTCCATCGCCCGCGTGACCTCAAAGGAGGTGGGCCTGCTCCAGAAGGTCGCAGAGGCAACCTCGCCAGGCGAAGTGGGGCCGGAGCTGTGGCACCTAGTCTCAAGGCACAAGAGGGAGGTGAGGGAGGCTCTGAAGAGCGGCGGCATAAAAAAGCTCATAGACCACCGCATCGAGGAAGCGAGGAGGGAGCTCCAGCAGGAAAGGGAGCGCCTCGAAAAAGACATAGAGCGCTACGTCCGCAACTTCCTCGCCCACGCCGGCCTCTCCCCCACCGCCATCAAGAGGTTCAAAGTCGAAGGGGGCCGCATCGTGGGAATAGTCTACGACGGGCCAACCGTCAAAAGGCTCGTGGAGCACATGGCCAAACGCGCCTCACGCCGATCTCCAGACTAA
- a CDS encoding RNA-guided endonuclease TnpB family protein, producing MLTPYWLVVSLRRGVRIALPLAFGNRQKQFIEETLQGLWELDSVELVKRDGVWFAHFKIKKNVVTYGAEEAKTLIGVDLGEWNAVAAVAISRDSPSKPMRGQFWGGQRIRFVRGKYAHIRRSLQRKNRLDLVKRIGSKEGRTVNQMLHEIAKGVVEYAKQFPKPVIVMEDLEGIRDRISGSNKLLNRRLHSWSFRKLQKYIEYKALLSGIPIVYVKPKNTSRTCHRCRFAADEVKGRGFKPG from the coding sequence ATGCTAACTCCTTACTGGCTTGTCGTTAGCTTGAGAAGAGGTGTTAGGATAGCGCTACCACTAGCTTTCGGCAACAGACAGAAACAGTTCATTGAGGAGACCCTGCAGGGGCTGTGGGAACTCGACAGTGTGGAGCTGGTTAAGAGAGACGGCGTTTGGTTCGCTCACTTCAAGATTAAGAAGAACGTTGTCACCTACGGTGCTGAGGAGGCGAAGACGCTCATAGGCGTAGACCTCGGCGAGTGGAACGCAGTTGCGGCCGTGGCCATATCGAGGGACAGCCCGAGCAAGCCAATGAGGGGGCAGTTCTGGGGTGGACAAAGGATTAGGTTTGTGCGCGGCAAATACGCTCACATTAGGCGTAGCCTGCAGAGAAAGAATAGACTTGACCTGGTTAAGAGGATTGGCAGTAAGGAGGGCAGAACAGTCAATCAGATGCTCCACGAAATAGCTAAGGGGGTTGTTGAGTATGCCAAGCAGTTCCCCAAACCAGTCATCGTCATGGAGGACTTAGAGGGGATTAGAGATAGGATTAGTGGAAGCAACAAACTACTGAATAGGAGGTTGCACTCGTGGAGCTTTAGGAAGCTCCAGAAGTACATTGAGTACAAAGCGCTCCTCAGCGGAATACCGATTGTGTACGTAAAGCCGAAGAACACCAGTAGAACATGCCATAGGTGCAGATTCGCAGCTGATGAAGTGAAAGGTAGAGGTTTCAAACCCGGATAA
- a CDS encoding Panacea domain-containing protein — protein sequence MSDVSLRDLVLYVVSRFPKGVGRTRLMKMLFLVDMYAGEGLGRSLTGVDWFRWKFGPFSREVLDVLDELEKEGLVAVDLGPERRYIALAEPEALPDDVRRVVDRVVAEYGFKPLRELLAEVYERFKINERELGERIAAGDGKLERLVRLAEAAGGDEGAYVELMGRLYEEYEDVLDAVPPDMLSLYGLAVLALQRSGKGGEVEKVTRELVEVLDEVGKVLRSEPNKPLPRPIRERVSRLYSELLDAATGG from the coding sequence ATGAGCGACGTGTCGCTTAGGGATCTGGTGCTGTATGTGGTGTCGAGGTTCCCAAAGGGGGTAGGGCGCACCAGGCTGATGAAGATGCTCTTTCTTGTGGATATGTACGCGGGGGAGGGGCTGGGGAGGTCTCTTACCGGCGTAGATTGGTTCCGCTGGAAATTTGGGCCTTTTTCTAGAGAGGTGCTTGACGTTCTTGACGAGCTGGAGAAGGAGGGGCTCGTGGCGGTGGATCTGGGCCCCGAGAGGAGGTACATCGCCCTTGCCGAGCCCGAGGCCCTTCCCGACGACGTCCGTCGGGTTGTCGACCGCGTAGTTGCGGAGTACGGCTTTAAGCCGCTGAGGGAGCTACTTGCCGAGGTCTACGAGAGGTTTAAAATCAACGAGAGAGAGCTGGGCGAGAGAATCGCCGCGGGGGACGGGAAGCTGGAAAGATTGGTTAGGCTGGCTGAGGCGGCCGGGGGAGACGAGGGGGCCTATGTGGAGCTTATGGGTAGGCTCTACGAGGAGTATGAGGATGTGTTGGACGCGGTTCCGCCGGATATGCTTTCGCTGTATGGGCTGGCTGTGTTGGCGCTGCAGAGGAGCGGGAAGGGGGGTGAGGTTGAAAAGGTGACGAGGGAGCTCGTGGAGGTTCTGGACGAGGTGGGAAAGGTGTTGCGTAGCGAGCCGAACAAACCGCTTCCTCGCCCCATTAGGGAGAGAGTGAGCAGGCTGTATAGCGAGCTTTTAGACGCCGCGACTGGCGGCTGA
- a CDS encoding WD40 repeat domain-containing protein: protein MKLALKWKTGVGYIKHLQWNPKGGILAVVYRPLEMSKDKNSKDLLVFFHTSGISLWRLKSTSFDALAFSPDGSLIAVAAYNYEKSTVTIRDIEGREKKLRDYEEEEYKLEVYTITEKSLQRKNTFKIASNIRSIALSSDYIMAIVTEDNVVSFWNIKKNFAEELWRWRVDTQASITNQGTPLVRFNPVNANLVAVSTSNGEIIFVDLNSRTIHRHVSATKFVEWSPDGKLLLVSGNGILRVYDDQARLLDSVPADGESATWISNDTILVAGSTISTYSIKEGKLKPLDQELDTLKCECFDGIMHMSYSAPDNMLALVFKLGNVSRLCTYNIII, encoded by the coding sequence ATGAAATTAGCGTTGAAATGGAAAACAGGAGTTGGCTATATAAAACACCTTCAATGGAATCCAAAGGGAGGTATCCTCGCCGTTGTTTATCGACCACTAGAAATGTCAAAAGATAAAAACAGCAAAGATTTATTGGTATTTTTCCATACTTCAGGTATAAGTTTGTGGCGTTTAAAGTCTACTTCGTTTGATGCTCTTGCGTTTTCACCTGATGGCTCTCTCATAGCTGTTGCCGCATATAATTATGAGAAATCTACTGTAACAATAAGAGATATCGAAGGTAGAGAGAAAAAACTAAGAGACTATGAAGAAGAAGAATATAAATTAGAAGTTTATACAATTACAGAAAAGTCGCTTCAAAGAAAGAATACCTTTAAAATTGCTTCAAACATACGCTCTATAGCGTTGTCAAGTGATTATATTATGGCAATAGTAACAGAAGACAACGTTGTATCGTTTTGGAATATTAAAAAGAACTTTGCAGAAGAACTCTGGCGTTGGAGAGTTGATACACAAGCTTCTATTACTAATCAGGGGACTCCTTTGGTGAGGTTCAACCCAGTCAATGCCAACCTAGTAGCTGTGAGTACTAGTAATGGTGAGATTATCTTCGTGGATCTAAACAGTAGGACTATTCACAGACATGTCTCAGCGACAAAATTTGTCGAGTGGAGTCCTGATGGTAAATTACTTCTGGTTAGCGGTAATGGAATACTAAGGGTATATGATGATCAAGCTAGGCTCCTCGATTCTGTCCCTGCCGATGGAGAATCTGCGACGTGGATCTCAAATGACACAATCCTAGTTGCCGGTTCCACCATTTCTACATATTCTATAAAAGAAGGCAAGTTGAAACCTTTAGACCAAGAATTAGATACGTTAAAGTGTGAATGTTTTGATGGCATTATGCATATGAGCTACAGCGCGCCGGATAATATGCTAGCGTTAGTATTTAAGCTAGGTAATGTTTCTAGACTTTGCACATATAATATTATTATTTAA
- a CDS encoding SPL family radical SAM protein — MKIYEIRVRRALTPSGLPEYHYALNPYVGCLHGCLYCYAQDYTRGPPGAAWGQILYVKANLLEVLRREAAQLKPGVVGLSTVTDPYQPPEAKYRLARGSIEILAEAGFHISVQTKSPLVLRDLDLLRRYRESVDVGITITAMGDKALELEPAAPHPTARARAAARLAEEGVKVWIYLGPVVPGYNDSRQDIAEVVKLAASIGAELIYDRYRPKPRAHARLPPAYRQEAGRQWWTQVKKTIEELCREAGARCLDVEEEWRARRDLPQKPG; from the coding sequence GTGAAGATATATGAGATCAGGGTGCGCCGCGCCCTAACCCCCTCCGGCCTACCGGAGTACCACTACGCCCTCAACCCCTACGTCGGTTGCCTCCACGGCTGCCTCTACTGCTACGCCCAGGACTACACCAGGGGGCCGCCCGGCGCCGCCTGGGGCCAGATCCTCTACGTGAAGGCCAACCTCCTGGAGGTCCTCAGGCGGGAGGCCGCCCAGCTCAAGCCCGGCGTCGTGGGGCTCTCCACCGTGACAGATCCCTACCAGCCCCCCGAGGCCAAATACAGGCTGGCCAGAGGCTCCATCGAGATACTGGCGGAGGCGGGCTTCCACATCTCGGTCCAGACCAAATCCCCCCTCGTGCTGAGGGACCTAGACCTCCTCAGGAGATACAGGGAGTCGGTAGACGTGGGCATCACCATCACCGCCATGGGAGACAAAGCCCTGGAGTTGGAGCCCGCCGCCCCGCACCCCACAGCCAGGGCAAGAGCCGCCGCGAGGCTCGCCGAGGAGGGGGTAAAGGTGTGGATATACCTAGGCCCAGTGGTGCCGGGCTACAACGACAGCCGGCAGGACATCGCAGAGGTTGTAAAACTCGCCGCCTCCATAGGCGCCGAGCTCATATACGACAGATACAGGCCCAAGCCCAGAGCCCACGCGAGGCTACCCCCCGCCTACAGACAAGAAGCCGGCAGACAGTGGTGGACACAGGTAAAGAAAACAATAGAAGAGCTCTGTAGAGAGGCCGGGGCGAGGTGCCTAGACGTGGAAGAGGAGTGGAGAGCCAGACGCGACCTCCCTCAGAAGCCGGGCTAG
- a CDS encoding vitamin K epoxide reductase family protein, with translation MDRWLVLLVAFSAGGLAASLLVIYLFYLLGALPPGCYADVELLPGVTMDCVRVLTSRYAYIGPLPLDAAAAVWFVVNIGAALWLYRTLSRRAARFVFWWRLLGLAILPYLVYLEFAVLKAVCIYCTVMHIFIVADFVVITLFLRRVGPSIGKVDGRKPL, from the coding sequence GTGGATAGGTGGCTTGTGCTTCTGGTGGCTTTTTCCGCGGGGGGCCTTGCCGCGTCTCTACTGGTGATCTACCTCTTCTACCTCCTCGGCGCCCTCCCGCCCGGCTGCTACGCAGATGTGGAGCTTCTGCCGGGGGTGACCATGGACTGCGTAAGGGTGTTGACCAGCCGCTACGCCTACATCGGCCCCCTCCCGCTGGACGCGGCAGCGGCGGTCTGGTTCGTGGTGAACATAGGGGCGGCTCTGTGGCTGTACAGAACTCTGTCTAGGCGGGCGGCCCGCTTCGTCTTCTGGTGGCGCCTCCTCGGCTTGGCCATACTGCCCTACCTCGTCTACCTGGAGTTCGCCGTGTTGAAGGCCGTCTGTATCTACTGCACGGTGATGCACATCTTCATCGTGGCGGACTTCGTCGTGATCACCCTCTTCCTCCGCCGCGTCGGCCCGTCAATTGGGAAGGTGGATGGACGCAAGCCGCTCTAG
- a CDS encoding aldo/keto reductase, with protein sequence MRYREFCGRRVSEIGFGGWVVGSDLYPLDDDAARALVKKAVDLGINFFDTADVYGRGRSEELLGRWLAGYDVVISTKVGYDFYSGGKPERRFDPPYLEMAAARSAERLGRRPNLLMIHNPTTRQVREAAPWLRSRRGAVADCVGAALGPETDVLEQGLAALEEGLDAIMYVFNILERHPGAELTARGRGRGLLVRVPDATGVLTDRFNPAPEGHRTLRPREWLLKARAVVEREVAPLARELGLTLGQYAVKYLLSHPITTVFVTATTPDELEEYAAASDGKPLPPDHLERLASIHLPN encoded by the coding sequence ATGCGGTACCGCGAGTTCTGCGGCCGCCGGGTCTCCGAGATCGGCTTCGGCGGCTGGGTCGTCGGAAGCGACCTCTACCCCCTCGACGACGACGCGGCAAGAGCCCTCGTCAAGAAGGCCGTCGACCTCGGCATAAACTTCTTCGACACAGCCGACGTCTACGGCAGAGGCAGAAGCGAGGAGCTGCTGGGGAGGTGGCTGGCGGGCTACGACGTGGTGATTTCGACGAAGGTGGGGTACGACTTCTACAGCGGGGGCAAGCCCGAGAGGAGGTTCGACCCACCGTATCTGGAGATGGCCGCCGCGAGGTCGGCCGAGAGGCTGGGCAGGAGGCCCAACCTCCTCATGATACACAACCCGACCACCCGGCAGGTGAGGGAGGCCGCGCCCTGGCTGAGGAGCAGGCGTGGCGCCGTGGCCGACTGCGTAGGCGCCGCCCTCGGACCTGAAACCGACGTCCTAGAGCAGGGGCTTGCGGCTCTGGAGGAGGGCCTAGACGCCATAATGTACGTCTTCAACATACTGGAGCGGCACCCAGGAGCAGAGCTGACGGCCCGCGGCCGGGGCAGGGGGCTCCTGGTCAGGGTGCCCGACGCCACCGGCGTGCTCACAGACAGGTTCAACCCGGCGCCGGAGGGCCACAGAACGCTGAGGCCGAGGGAGTGGCTCCTCAAGGCCCGGGCGGTGGTGGAGAGGGAGGTGGCGCCGCTGGCGAGGGAGCTGGGGCTGACCCTCGGCCAATACGCCGTCAAGTACCTCCTCTCGCACCCCATCACGACGGTCTTCGTAACTGCCACCACCCCCGACGAGCTGGAGGAGTACGCCGCCGCCTCAGACGGCAAGCCCCTCCCCCCGGACCACCTAGAGCGGCTTGCGTCCATCCACCTTCCCAATTGA
- a CDS encoding metallophosphoesterase, protein MRRRQLFTAAGALLLAGGLAGGFHTELTTLELGLGRRVAFLSDLHIHAQRRLELPPYDILLIGGDTYDELTPDLAAVAETLRRLPGPKIAVLGNHERWASRWIPLRRGVAALEEAGVHVLADDWVQIGGLRIYGLDWRDDPRDYPPVKDADVVLVHSPDAFHTAAGGLYLAGHTHGGHICLPGNVPLYTNSRFGYTWGLYRRGGALMYVTRGAGEMTPRAFCSREAVMVL, encoded by the coding sequence GTGAGGAGGCGCCAGCTGTTCACAGCCGCCGGCGCCCTACTTCTGGCCGGCGGACTCGCCGGCGGGTTCCACACGGAGCTCACCACCCTGGAGCTGGGCCTAGGGAGGCGGGTTGCCTTCCTCTCCGACCTCCACATCCACGCCCAGAGGAGGCTGGAGCTCCCGCCCTACGACATCCTGCTGATAGGGGGAGACACCTACGACGAGCTCACCCCAGACCTCGCGGCTGTCGCGGAGACGCTACGCCGCCTGCCCGGGCCCAAAATCGCCGTATTGGGGAACCACGAGCGCTGGGCCTCCCGCTGGATCCCCCTCCGCCGCGGCGTCGCGGCGCTGGAGGAGGCGGGGGTCCACGTCCTCGCAGACGACTGGGTCCAGATAGGGGGTCTCCGGATATATGGGCTGGACTGGAGGGACGACCCCAGGGACTACCCCCCGGTCAAGGACGCAGACGTCGTGCTGGTCCACTCGCCAGACGCCTTCCACACAGCCGCCGGCGGCCTCTACCTCGCGGGCCACACACACGGCGGCCACATCTGCCTGCCCGGCAACGTCCCCCTTTATACCAACAGCCGCTTTGGATACACCTGGGGCCTCTACCGGAGGGGCGGAGCCCTAATGTACGTCACGAGGGGCGCCGGCGAGATGACCCCCAGGGCGTTCTGTAGCAGGGAGGCGGTGATGGTTTTATAG